The DNA segment TAAAGTGATAGAAACGCGTTATGGTGTGGGTATTCGTGTAATAATGAAAATCTCTAATACCGAGTTTGGTACAGATGTTAGTTTTGCGAGCATTGGTGCTATTGCAGAGTTGAGTTTAGGAAACGTTGAATATGAAATTTCAGGGATAGGTATTAGTGATAGCGATTTGATTAAATTACTACCCGTGCCTCAAAATATAAACCAGAGCACCTTTAGTGAGATTAATAAAACAATCGAAACACTAAAAACCAAAATTTCAGGTATGGATCCTGCCGATTTTGAACCACAGGCACTGCGTATAAGGGTAGAAGAGCCTGAAAATGTAGACCCTACGCTCTATGCACAATCTACTGCTTTTGCATACAATAATATAAAAGAGAAAGAAAGGCTTGATGAAACACTTAGTAAGGCCAAATCATTAGGGCTATTAGAAGAGCCAATAAAAGAGGTGTATAAAGATTTAGGAATTGAGGGTAACGATAGACCAAGACGATCTGATAGACTAGAGGCTATAGAGTGGCTAGAGTTTGAATAGAAAGAATGAATAATTGATTTATTATTTTAATACCCAAGCTTTACCGTTTTGTAAGGTTTGGGCATTAATTTTTACCCTCTTTCTCATTTAGATATTTCCAGTAACGTTTAGGTACATGCTGTAGGTGTAGTTTCATGTTTTTGCGTGCAGGAATGTTAGTGCTGTTAAAATAATCTTTCCAAAGCAACGATGCTAGTTCCTCGCCTTTATCGGTTAGTTCTAATGGCAGATTAACTTTACTAGTGTCTAATTCTGATACAAAATCATAGGTAATTTCGGTAACGGTGTGCAGGTCATAGTAAAGTCCATATTTTCGTTTTACATCATATATAATCCATTGCTGGTCGGCATAGCGGTTTTTAAAAAAAGGAATAATTAATGGTAGCACATTAAAATCAGGTTCTACGGGTGCATAATACATCCCGTCGGCAGTTTTTTGGAATCGAATAAAAGCTTTCATTCTATGGCGTTCTCTACCTACTTTTTTTACTATTTGAGATACTGCTATAACATAGGGGTTGCCATAGTTTTTTTCGGCACCTTTTGGGTTGTCAAAAATATAACAGGCAAAATCAAATAAATCCTGAAAGGTTTGCGGCTGTTCTGATAAGTAAGCAACATAAAACTGTTTTAACCATTCTGGCGATAGCTTTTTTTGTAAGCCATTCCATACCCGCTTTGCTTTTACTTCATTGTTTATTATGGTAACCGTTTCTTGCAGCATAGTAGGCTGATGCAGTTTTTGCCACACCAGCTGTACCGCTTGTGGTTTTTGTTCATAAAATTCAAAAATAGCGGTAAGTAGCCCTTCTAGTGAGCCGTCAAAAACATAAGTAACCATAATTAAAACAGACTTAATTGATTTTGAGGGGTTTTTAGGTATTTACTAGTACTCTCGGCAAGTATTATGTTCTTTATATGCAGGGCATCAGGCTCATTTATTAGATAAGTGCTATCGGCACAGCGAATAAAATGCTTGGCGCGGTTGTAGGCAACACCTATTTTTTGGAGCTGATGGCTGCGTAGTTTGCCAAACTTGCGTGCCTGTACTATTTTTTGTGCTGACCGAACGCCAATACCTGGTATACGCATAATCATCTTATAATCGGCGGTATTAATATCTATAGGGAAATGCTCCATGTTACGCAGCGCCCAGCTTAGCTTTGGGTCAATATCAGTGTCTAAGTGTGGGTTTTTGGGGTTTAGTAGTTCTTGTACGTTAAATCCATAAAAACGCATAAGCCAGTCGGTTTGGTATAGCCTGTTTTCGCGTAATAACGGGGGCTGGCTGCCTATTATAGGCATTCTAGTATCATAACTTATAGGTATGTACCCAGAGTAATACACTCGCTTTAGGTTAAAGTTGTTGTAGTACTGCGCTGCGCTGTACATAATTTCCATATCGCTCTCGGGGGTTGCCCCAATAACCATTTGGGTACTTTGCCCTGCGGGTACAAACTTTGGGATGCTTTTTATAAGCCCTGTTTTTTTCTCTTCTTTATATTGTGTTATGGTGTTTTGTATAAAACCCAAAGGCTTTTTTACATCATCATGCGATTTATCGGGAGCTAATAATTTTAACCCGCTCTCAGTAGGCATTTCTAGATTAATACTCATCCTGTCGGCATATAGCCCTGCCTCTGTAAGGAGTTCTTCGCTTGCACCAGGTATAGTTTTAAGATGTATGTAGCCATTAAACCTTTCTTCGATACGCAATTTCTTGACAATGCGCGTTAATCTCTCCATAGTAAAATCGGCATTTTTAAATATACCCGAGCTTAAAAAAAGTCCTTCTATATAATTACGACGATAAAAACTCATAGTAAGTTCTACTACTTCATCTACTGTAAAGGCAGCGCGCTTTACATCGTTACTTTTCCGCGATACGCAAAAAGCACAGTCATATATACAATGATTAGTGAGTAAAATTTTGAGTAATGATACACACCTGCCATCCTCTGTATAGGTATGGCAAATACCACTACTACTGCTGTCGCCTATACCTTTATTGGTGTTTTTTCGGTTGCCGCCGCTGCTTGAACACGATACATCATATTTTGCTGCATCGGCAAGTATAGTAAGTTTTTCTCTTATCCTATCTGACATGTGGTATTATTTTCTTCAAAAGTAAGAAAATAATCTTATTTAATTATAATTTAATGATTTGGTAAATTTATATGACTAGGGTTTTTTGTTATTTAGCTGTTTTATTATGCATGTCATCTATATTATATGGCATATCATCGAATTTAACAGGTGTTCCCAGTTTTCACTAGGTAATTTTACGTGCTTAATATAAAAATTAAATAGTATGCGCTGCGAGATTTGATAATTAAAACAAGGATTTTGTTATAAAAATAGATAAATTGTGATTATTTTTTTAAGTGTTTGTTAAATAGTTTTGTTATTTTTAATAATGGTGTCAAATTATGATATCGAAGTATAAGTTTTATATTTGCGCTTTATTTAAAAAACTGTAGATTAAGTTTTTAACGCTCGGGGGGGAGTAGTAAAACACTACTTTCCAATAATATATAAATGGTGTATAACTCAAATTATGAAAAAGAATTTACTCCTTTTTGCTTTATTGGTAGTATCAATAAACGTTTTTTCGCAGGGAATTGTGGTCACGCCACACCCTACAAACAATGCTGCTGCAACCACGCAGCTTGTTACTGATGTTTTATTGAATAATGCTTGTTTGGCTCAGGTTTCTAATGTTACAAAAAGCACAGGTACAGATTATGGTTACTCTCAAGGTAATGGTATAGGTACATTTAGCAACACTAACACGGCTTTTCCTTTTACAGAGGGTGTTTTATTAACATCTGGTAATGCAGTAGCGGCTCAGGGACCAAATACTAATACATCTAGTTTCTCTGCACCATCATGGGCAGGAGATGCAGCAATAAATGCTGCAATAACTATGAACTCTAAAAATGCCACGATACTTGAGTTTGATTTTATTCCGGCAACTACAACTTTTTCTATAGATTATATTTTTGCATCAGAAGAGTATGGTACATACCAGTGTGAGTCTAACGATGGTTTTGCTTTGTTGCTTACTAATGTTACAGCAGGTGGTACAGTACAAAACGTAGCCTTAATACCATCTACAACTCAGCCTATATCTATAAGCTCTATTAAAGATGATATAAATAACTCTGCATGTCCTTCGGTAAATCCAGAATATTTTGGAGCTTTTTATGGAGGTGGCGATGGGGCTACAGCACCTATTAACTATGAGGGGCGCACTGTATTAATGAATGCTTCTACAACACTTGTACCGGGTGACACTTATCATTTAAAAATAGTTATTGCAGATGATGGTGGTGACGATAATACTGATGGAGAGTATGATTCGGCTGTGTTTTTTCCGCAAGGAGGTTTTAACCTTGGTCAAGAATTATTTGGCTTAGACCTTACATTGGCTAATAATACAGCATTGTGTGTTGGAGATACTTTTACACTCGATACAGGATTAGAGCCTAATGAAGGTTTATATACATTTGCATGGACGAGAGATGGTGGTAGTATACCAGGAGGTGCAGTTATAACAGATAATCAGCCAGGAACATATGCTGTTACCGTAACAAGAATAGGATCTACTTGTACCAGTACACAAGATATTATAGTAGAATATGCACCGCTTATTGTAGCTAACACACCTAACGACCTTTATGCTTGTAATGATGGTAGTGCTACTTATACTTACAATTTAGCATTAAATACTCCTGTGGTTAAACAAGGGCTTAACCCTGCTACAACAGTGTCTTATCATGCTACAGAAACTAATGCAGAAGACAATATAGCACCTCTAGGTAATACTTATGTTAGTCCAAGTAACGAAACAATATGGGTAAGGGTTAAAAGTCATAACAGTAATTGTTATGATGTGCAATCTTTTGAGCTACTAACAGCACCAGCACCTACAGCTACTCAGCCTAATAACTTTATTTCATGTGAAGATGCTGAAGGCTCAGGAGAAGCGATATTCGAT comes from the Flavobacterium arcticum genome and includes:
- a CDS encoding TIGR03915 family putative DNA repair protein, with product MVTYVFDGSLEGLLTAIFEFYEQKPQAVQLVWQKLHQPTMLQETVTIINNEVKAKRVWNGLQKKLSPEWLKQFYVAYLSEQPQTFQDLFDFACYIFDNPKGAEKNYGNPYVIAVSQIVKKVGRERHRMKAFIRFQKTADGMYYAPVEPDFNVLPLIIPFFKNRYADQQWIIYDVKRKYGLYYDLHTVTEITYDFVSELDTSKVNLPLELTDKGEELASLLWKDYFNSTNIPARKNMKLHLQHVPKRYWKYLNEKEGKN
- a CDS encoding putative DNA modification/repair radical SAM protein, whose protein sequence is MSDRIREKLTILADAAKYDVSCSSSGGNRKNTNKGIGDSSSSGICHTYTEDGRCVSLLKILLTNHCIYDCAFCVSRKSNDVKRAAFTVDEVVELTMSFYRRNYIEGLFLSSGIFKNADFTMERLTRIVKKLRIEERFNGYIHLKTIPGASEELLTEAGLYADRMSINLEMPTESGLKLLAPDKSHDDVKKPLGFIQNTITQYKEEKKTGLIKSIPKFVPAGQSTQMVIGATPESDMEIMYSAAQYYNNFNLKRVYYSGYIPISYDTRMPIIGSQPPLLRENRLYQTDWLMRFYGFNVQELLNPKNPHLDTDIDPKLSWALRNMEHFPIDINTADYKMIMRIPGIGVRSAQKIVQARKFGKLRSHQLQKIGVAYNRAKHFIRCADSTYLINEPDALHIKNIILAESTSKYLKTPQNQLSLF